A region of the Candidatus Eremiobacteraceae bacterium genome:
CAGACACGTCACCCAATAAAATGCGCACGTCTCCGCCGTCGGTGCGCAGCAGCAATGCGCCGTCGCGGTCAAGGCCGAGCACGACACCGTCGTGCAATACCGACCCGTCAACCGCCTTCACCGAAACTCGCGTCCCCTCGAGCGCTGCCGCAGCCGCCCACTTAGCGATCACCGATTCCGGCGCGCGCAATAAATCATCGAACGACTGTTCGTAAGTAGATAAGAGCGCGTCCAACAGCGACGTGCGATTCACGTCACAGAGAGCCTCATCGGAAAGCCATCCGGCCACGAGTTCCAACTCCTCCGGAACCCCAGCCGGCCGGTTCACGTTGATGCCGACTCCAACAACTACCCGTGACGTGGCCCCCGACGAACGCGCCTCGCACAAAACTCCGGCGCACTTGAGCGCGCCCAAAAGCAGATCATTCGGCCATTTGAGCGCAGTTTCGAGACCTGAAGTCGTGCGAATAGCCGATCGCGCCGCGAGCGAAGCCCAAAAACCGATCGCGGGCAAAATCTCGTGAGGCACCTCTAAAGGTAGGATCGTCGAGCACAACAGCCCGGCCGCCGGGGGCGACTCCCACAAACGTCCCGCTCTGCCGCGCCCAAGTCCTTGATATTCCGTAACAAATGATATGCCGAGCGCGTCATATGCATGAATCGACTCCAACGCTTTAGCGTTAGTCGAATCGACGCTCACCGAGTACCGAACGCGTCCGAACCGGGTCAACCGGCCGGGCAGCGCAGCTAGAGCCGCCTCATCCAGCAGTATCGGCGGATAGCTCGCACGGACGGTCAAGGGATTGTAACCTCGGGAAGAGCGGGAATGGATACCGGAGGACGCTGCCTTGTCTCGAAAAGTTACGATTAAAGAACTTGCCGTCCGGCTCAACGTCTCAGTGCCGACGCTTCGCAAATACGGCGAATGCGGCCTGTTGGACGTCGACTCAGTCGCCGGCCGCACCAACCTCTTCGATGAAGAGGGAGCGGTGTCTCGCGTCGACGAGATCAATCGCTTGAAGAGCAAGGGCTATTCGCTCTCCTTGATCCGCGAAAAAATCGACACCCGACCGACGGGTTTTGCGCCGCTCGACCTCGGCATAGCCGGGGCGCACGTCTCGCACGGCCGTCATGTCTTGTTCGTTGTGCAAGATCTCGACGAGTATCACGCGTTCGCGCGCGACTTCATCGTCAATGCCTTGCGCGCCGAACAAGCGGTCATGCTCGTCGTGCATCCCGACCATCGCGAACCGCTGGAGCATCTCGTCGTAGCGAGCGGCTTCAACCTCGCAGAGCTCGAGAAGTCACGGCAGCTCACATTTACTTGGTACGACGGTCCGCCGGCCAACATGAACGCGAAGGATCAGGTCGAAGCGTTCCACGACCGCGTGACCGGAATCCTGAGCGCAGGTTGGCAATCGCTGCGGCTGCTCGGTCATCCGCATATCGATCCAGCGAGCGTCGAAGAGTCGGTCCTTGAAGCGTACGAGACGCGCATCACGCAGTGGGCGGCGAAACTGCCGATCATCGTGGTCTGCGTGTGGATGGCGACGAACGGCAACGCCGACATTCTGCTGCGGATGCAGCGTCATCATCGCGAATTCGTGCACAGAGAAAGCGTGTTCTTCCGAGCCTCGTAGCAGTAGTCAAAGCAAAGGGGTCGGCCGAGAGGTCGGCCCCTTCGCATAGCGTACCTCCCCACCATGGCCACCACGTATGTCATCCTTTCATTCGAAGGCCCCGACGTCTATAGCAGAGCCGGTGGCCTCGGCGTGCGCGCAGCCGAGCTTTCGCAGGCGCTGGCCGCGCGTGGAAATGAGACGCATCTCTACTTCGTCGGCGATCCATCGCTGCCGGCAGTGGAAAAGCCGCAGGCCAACCTGACGTGGCACCGATGGTGCCAGTGGGTTTCCCACTATCATCCCGGCGGCGTCTACGATGGCGAGTGGGGCAAGGTCGAAGACTATCGTCGCAGCCTGCCGTTGCACATCTTACACGCGCATCTCAAACCAGGCTACATGCGAGGCGATAGTCTGGTGGTGCTCGCCGAGGAGTGGCAGACGACGGAAGCATGCATCACGTTGCGCAGTCTCGCCGATCGCGACGGCAGCGGCGGCGTGTTGGACATCTTGTGGAATGCCAACAACGTCTACGGATTCGATCGCATCGATTGGCCTTCTCTCGAGCGCGCCGCGACCATCACCACGGTCAGCCGTTGGATGAAACATATGATGGCGTCCGTCGGGTTAGAACCGCTCATCATTCCAAACGGCATCCCGGTGGCGCGGCTCGCGCTACGACCGGCTGCCGCGCATGTTCGCGAACTCAAAGCAGCCTTCGGCGGCGGCCTCAGCCTCGTGAAATTCGGCCGCTTCGATCGTGACAAGCGATGGTTGATGGCTATCGATGCCGTCGCAGAGCTCAAGAGGCTCGGACGCAAACCCAAACTTGTCATGCGCGCCGGCGTGGAACCGCACGGCGATGAGGTGCGGGCGCGCATTTACGCACTAGGTCTGTCATACGACGCGCTTCGCAGCGCGCCCGGCGGTCTTGCAAATTCGATCGCCGGTTCGCATAGTGACGTGATAGAGTTGCAGTTCTTCGTCTCCGACGAAGATCGCGACGCGCTGTACGCCGCGGCCGACGCGGTGCTTGCCAATAGCGGCCGCGAGCCGTTCGGTTTGGTCGGGCTTGAGGTGATGGCGGTCGGCGGCGTCGCCGTCACCGGCACGACCGGCGAAGACTACGCCGTGCCGTTCGACAACGCGCTGAGTGTGGACACCGACGATGGTGCGGAACTCGCAGCCTACCTCGCGAGGCTCCAGGACATGCCGGAGGCCGAGAAAAAGATACGGGCGAGAGGCATCGAGACGGCCGCGCGTTTCACATGGGACCACGCCATCGACATCCTCGAACGAAAGATCGAGTACGTGCGGCTGGCGCGATAGCGTGCCTGCCGCTCGTTTGCGAAAGGAATCGTAGTGGAACGAACTCTGCTTCTCGCCAAACCCGATGCGGTCCAGCGCGGCCTCGTCGGCGATATCATCGGCCGGTTCGAGCGCCGGGGCCTGCAATTCGTGGGTCTCAAGTTGATGGCCGTCTCAACGGCGCTTGCAAAAGAACATTATCGCGAACATGTCGGCAAACCGTTTTTCAAACCGCTGGTGCAATACATCACGAGCACGCCGGTGGTCGCGATGGTGGTCGAAGGGCCGAACGCGGTCGAGGTCTGCCGCGCCACAATCGGTGCGACCAACCCCGTTGCGGCGACGCCTGGCTCCATCCGCGGAGATTTCGCCATCCAAGTGGGCCGCAATCTCGTGCACGGTTCGGATAGCGTCAAGAGTGCCAAGCGCGAAGTGAAGCTATTCTTCAGGGCGTCGGAACTTGTCGCATACAAGCGCGCGGCGCAACGTTGGATCACGGAGTAGTGACATGGCCGATTTGACCGCTCCGGCGGTGGCGGAGATCCGCGGTCGCGAAGTGCTCGATTCTCGCGGCAACCCCACGGTTGCTGTGCGCGTGACCACGTCCGACGGCGTGATGGCTGAAGCGATGGTGCCATCGGGCGCCTCCACCGGAACGCACGAAGCCGTGGAATTGCGCGACGGCGACGCCAAGCGTTATCTCGGCAAAGGCGTGCTCAAGGCGGTCAAAAACGTCAACGGTCCGATCAACGATCGCTTGTGCGGCATGAACGTCACCGATCAGGGTGAGATCGATCGCGCGTTGATCGCGCTCGACGGCACGGCCAATAAGGGCAAACTCGGCGCCAACGCGATGCTCGGGGCGTCGCTGGCGTGCGCGCACGCCGCAGCGAGCAATCTCGGCCTGCCGTTGTATCGATACCTCGGGGGATCGCAGGCTTGCGTCATGCCGGTGCCGATGATGAACGTCATCAACGGCGGCAAACATGCCGAAGGCGCGCTCCAATTCCAAGAGTGCATGATCGTGCCGGTCGGCGCCAAATCGCTTGCCGAAGCAGTGCGCTACGGCTCCGAGGTGTTTCACCATCTCGGCAAGCTTCTGAAGAAGAAGGGCTTCTCGACGACGGTCGGCGACGAAGGCGGCTACGCACCACCGCTTACGCACATCAACGAAGCGATGGAACTGATCTGCAACGCGATCTCGGCCGCCGGCTATAAACCTGGTAAGGATGTGGCTATCGCGCTCGATCCGGCTGCGAGCGAGTTCAGCGAGAAGGGCGCCTATCTCGCGGTGCGCGGCAAGAAGCCGCTGTCGTCGGCGAAAATGATCGATCTCTACGAATCGCTCATACAAGATTTTCCCATCGTCAGCATCGAGGATGGCTTAGGTGAAGACGATTGGTCGGGTTGGAAAGAACTGACGACCCGGCTCGGCGATCGCGTGCAGCTCGTCGGCGACGATATTTTCGTCACCAATGTGAAGTTTTTGAAGCGCGGCATCGCCGAAGGCGTCGGCAATGCGATCTTGGTGAAGGTCAATCAGATCGGAACATTGTCGGAAACCATGGAGTGCGTGCGCACGGCTCAAGAGGCTGGCTTCCGGGCGGTCATTTCGCATCGTTCCGGCGAGACCGGCGATACGACCATCGCCGACATCGCGGTTGCGCTCAACGCTGGCCAGATCAAGACCGGGTCGTTGTCACGCAGCGACCGCGTCGAGAAATACAACCGGCTGATGGCCATCGAGCTCGCACTAGGCGCAACCGCCATTTACCCCGGCGCCTCCGCCTTCAAGAATGGTTGACGTCTAGAGCTCCCTGTGGGGCCGACCTTTATGGTCGGCCAGAGGGAATTAATTTGTATTGGGGCGTTCCCGTACTAGGGCAAGCATCGCTTGCCCCAAACTCAACACCAAGGTTCGCCGCCCACCTCATCGAAACACCGTCGGCACGGATGCGCCGCGATGTGGGCCTGTAGCTCAGTTGGTTAGAGCGGCCGGCTCATAACCGGTTGGTCGCAGGTTCAAGTCCTGCCGGGCCCAATGATCAATGCGCGCCCCCATCGTCTAGAGGCCTAGGACACCGCCCTTTCACGGCGGCGACGGGGATTCGAATTCCCCTGGGGGTAAAACCTCACTATACAAGAGGAAGAGCCGATTTAAAATATGCTTTCGGCTCTTCTCTCGTTTCGCATCACGTCGCGCATTCTTAGAGTGGATCGGGCGGATCAGCGGCGGCCCCGATCGGTAGACCATTTGGGTTACCGGGAACGGTGCCGACGGCCGCGCATGACGGATACGCGATCTCGCCACCGACGTTCAAGTCGGCGTCGGCGTAGAAGACGTCTTTTTCTTCCTTCTTGATGTCGATGGAGACCGGATCGGAGGCGCCAACGATGAGGCACGACACGCCCTTAGGAAACGATTGGTACGTGATCAAGGTGCCGGTGAAGGCGTCGGTTCCTTGGTCAACCTGGACGACTTCTTCGCCGTTTGCCGAACGAAGACCACCGGGGAATGCGGTTTTCGCGCCCGTCGAGGTGAACTTGCCGCAAGCGCCGAGCGGGCAGCTGCCGGTCCACAGAAGACCTTGGCGAGTACCGGAGTCAACGTCGTCGAAGTAGAGGGTACCATTTTTTTGGACGGTC
Encoded here:
- a CDS encoding MEDS domain-containing protein, whose translation is MSRKVTIKELAVRLNVSVPTLRKYGECGLLDVDSVAGRTNLFDEEGAVSRVDEINRLKSKGYSLSLIREKIDTRPTGFAPLDLGIAGAHVSHGRHVLFVVQDLDEYHAFARDFIVNALRAEQAVMLVVHPDHREPLEHLVVASGFNLAELEKSRQLTFTWYDGPPANMNAKDQVEAFHDRVTGILSAGWQSLRLLGHPHIDPASVEESVLEAYETRITQWAAKLPIIVVCVWMATNGNADILLRMQRHHREFVHRESVFFRAS
- the ndk gene encoding nucleoside-diphosphate kinase: MERTLLLAKPDAVQRGLVGDIIGRFERRGLQFVGLKLMAVSTALAKEHYREHVGKPFFKPLVQYITSTPVVAMVVEGPNAVEVCRATIGATNPVAATPGSIRGDFAIQVGRNLVHGSDSVKSAKREVKLFFRASELVAYKRAAQRWITE
- a CDS encoding biotin--[acetyl-CoA-carboxylase] ligase — encoded protein: MTVRASYPPILLDEAALAALPGRLTRFGRVRYSVSVDSTNAKALESIHAYDALGISFVTEYQGLGRGRAGRLWESPPAAGLLCSTILPLEVPHEILPAIGFWASLAARSAIRTTSGLETALKWPNDLLLGALKCAGVLCEARSSGATSRVVVGVGINVNRPAGVPEELELVAGWLSDEALCDVNRTSLLDALLSTYEQSFDDLLRAPESVIAKWAAAAALEGTRVSVKAVDGSVLHDGVVLGLDRDGALLLRTDGGDVRILLGDVSAI
- a CDS encoding glycosyltransferase family 4 protein; protein product: MATTYVILSFEGPDVYSRAGGLGVRAAELSQALAARGNETHLYFVGDPSLPAVEKPQANLTWHRWCQWVSHYHPGGVYDGEWGKVEDYRRSLPLHILHAHLKPGYMRGDSLVVLAEEWQTTEACITLRSLADRDGSGGVLDILWNANNVYGFDRIDWPSLERAATITTVSRWMKHMMASVGLEPLIIPNGIPVARLALRPAAAHVRELKAAFGGGLSLVKFGRFDRDKRWLMAIDAVAELKRLGRKPKLVMRAGVEPHGDEVRARIYALGLSYDALRSAPGGLANSIAGSHSDVIELQFFVSDEDRDALYAAADAVLANSGREPFGLVGLEVMAVGGVAVTGTTGEDYAVPFDNALSVDTDDGAELAAYLARLQDMPEAEKKIRARGIETAARFTWDHAIDILERKIEYVRLAR
- the eno gene encoding phosphopyruvate hydratase, which produces MADLTAPAVAEIRGREVLDSRGNPTVAVRVTTSDGVMAEAMVPSGASTGTHEAVELRDGDAKRYLGKGVLKAVKNVNGPINDRLCGMNVTDQGEIDRALIALDGTANKGKLGANAMLGASLACAHAAASNLGLPLYRYLGGSQACVMPVPMMNVINGGKHAEGALQFQECMIVPVGAKSLAEAVRYGSEVFHHLGKLLKKKGFSTTVGDEGGYAPPLTHINEAMELICNAISAAGYKPGKDVAIALDPAASEFSEKGAYLAVRGKKPLSSAKMIDLYESLIQDFPIVSIEDGLGEDDWSGWKELTTRLGDRVQLVGDDIFVTNVKFLKRGIAEGVGNAILVKVNQIGTLSETMECVRTAQEAGFRAVISHRSGETGDTTIADIAVALNAGQIKTGSLSRSDRVEKYNRLMAIELALGATAIYPGASAFKNG